A genomic segment from Zygotorulaspora mrakii chromosome 1, complete sequence encodes:
- a CDS encoding inorganic phosphate transporter — MLTVACALIGSACWLTIATSIGLPVSTTHSIVGGTISAGIAAGGASGVIWGWNGVSQIIASWFITPVLARCIAAVVFIISKLLVLKVKSLERSIKNALLLVGFLVFATFSILTMLIVWEGSPNLHLDNLSGTETAVSIILTGAVACAVYLIFFYPYYRRKILDQDWTLKLVDILRGPVFYFKSTDNIPPMPEGHELTIDYYEGRRVEEETPRTEDEENKIADTVSSSSTDNILREAKDATVQETNLVKIEYSAEEKMTTRQYWWSLLKQGPKNGLC, encoded by the coding sequence ATGTTAACCGTGGCCTGTGCTTTGATTGGATCCGCGTGCTGGTTAACAATAGCAACTTCAATTGGTCTACCTGTCTCAACAACCCATTCTATTGTCGGTGGTACAATCAGCGCTGGTATTGCCGCCGGAGGTGCCTCTGGCGTGATTTGGGGGTGGAATGGAGTATCCCAAATTATAGCCTCGTGGTTTATCACTCCAGTTTTGGCTCGCTGTATCGCTGCTGTCGTCTTCATAATCTCAAAGTTGcttgttttgaaagtcaAATCACTGGAAAGATCCATCAAAAATGCCTTATTGTTAGTAGGATTTCTAGTATTTGCAACTTTCTCTATTTTGACAATGTTAATTGTCTGGGAGGGCTCGCCAAATTTGCATCTGGATAATTTATCTGGCACAGAAACCGCAGTTTCGATCATTCTTACGGGTGCTGTCGCTTGTGCCGTTTacctcatcttcttctatCCATActacagaagaaaaattctggATCAAGATTGGACGTTGAAACTAGTTGATATTCTAAGAGGGCCAGTATTCTATTTCAAATCTACAGATAATATTCCTCCTATGCCAGAGGGCCATGAATTGACCATAGACTATTATGAGGGAAGAAGGGTTGAGGAGGAGACTCCACGAACTGAGGATGAGGAGAACAAGATCGCAGATACCGTTTCATCGAGCAGTACTGATAATATTCTCAGAGAAGCAAAAGATGCCACCGTGCAAGAAACTAATCTGgtaaaaattgaatattcGGCTGAAGAGAAAATGACGACACGGCAATATTGGTGGTCTCTACTGAAGCAAGGCCCTAAAAATGGCCTCTGCTAG
- the PAD1 gene encoding phenylacrylic acid decarboxylase PAD1 translates to MLLARAIVRTVISRPIGLRKTGARIWHPYTHHPILRKISSSACLSSNALLSRAEFTAGVTAPRSKRIVVAITGATGIALAIRLLQILKQLNIETHVIISKWGLATMKFETDWNEYDLAALATKTYSVKNVSASISSGSFQHDGMIVVPCSMKTLAAIRIGFTEDLITRAADVSIKERRKLLLVTRETPLSSIHLENMLTLCKAGVIIFPPVPAFYTCPKSIDDVIEQSVGRILDCFGIHVDSFPRWEGIKRNL, encoded by the coding sequence ATGCTTTTAGCAAGAGCTATTGTAAGGACCGTGATATCTCGACCTATCGGCTTAAGAAAGACAGGTGCGCGTATATGGCATCCATATACACATCATCCTATACTTAGAAAGATATCAAGTTCAGCATGTTTGAGCAGTAATGCTTTGTTGAGCAGAGCAGAGTTCACCGCAGGAGTGACAGCCCCGAgatcaaagagaattgTCGTCGCTATAACTGGTGCAACAGGAATCGCTTTAGCAATCAGACTTTTGCAAATACTCAAACAACTGAATATTGAGACACATGTGATCATATCCAAATGGGGCTTGGCTAcaatgaaatttgaaactGACTGGAACGAATATGACCTCGCTGCGTTGGCGACGAAAACATATTCTGTCAAGAACGTTTCCGCCAGTATTTCTTCCGGATCCTTTCAGCATGATGGTATGATAGTGGTACCCTGTTCAATGAAGACCCTGGCAGCCATTAGAATTGGATTTACAGAAGATCTAATTACTAGGGCAGCGGACGTTTCTATTaaagagagaagaaaactACTGCTTGTCACACGTGAAACACCGTTATCGTCAATTCATCTTGAAAACATGTTGACGTTGTGCAAAGCTGGGGTTATCATATTCCCCCCCGTTCCTGCCTTTTACACATGCCCTAAAAGCATCGATGACGTAATAGAGCAGAGCGTAGGTAGAATTTTAGATTGTTTTGGTATTCATGTGGACAGTTTTCCCAGATGGGAGGGGATAAAACGCAATTTGTGA
- the FDC1 gene encoding putative phenylacrylic acid decarboxylase FDC1, which translates to MAELNPALQFRDFLQALKNENDLVEITEEVDPCLELGAIMRKAYESRLPAPLFTNVKGASKDLFSMFGCPAGLRSEEFGDHGRIAHHLGLDPKTPIKDIIDFLLDCKKKKPIPPKVVSFAEAECKRHIIAEEDIHLEKLPTPLLHQSDGGKYLQTYGMWILQTPDKKWTNWSIARGMVANDKQITGLVIKPQHIRQIADAWAAVGKGDEIPFALCFGVPPAAILVSSMPIPAGQSESDYIGAILGEPVPVVKCETNDLMVPATSEMVLEGTLSLNNTFKEGPFGEMHGYVFDNQDHPCPLYTVKTMTYRDNAILPVSNPGVCTDETHTLIGSLVAAEAKQLAIDSNLPIIDAFVPYESQALWLVLKVDLKKLQELKNTPEEFSKMVGDLYFNNKVGFIIHEIVLVADDIDIFNFKEVFWAYVTRHTPVADQLNFDDVTSFPLAPFVSQSPRIKTMRGGKCVTNCIFKQEYVGKLDYVTCSFEKGYPKDLVNSINENWKKYGYK; encoded by the coding sequence ATGGCTGAGCTTAATCCAGCATTGCAATTCAGAGACTTCCTTCAAGCTCTAAAGAACGAAAATGATTTAGTAGAAATCACTGAAGAGGTTGATCCATGCTTAGAGCTAGGTGCCATAATGAGGAAGGCATATGAATCCAGATTACCTGCTCCTCTTTTCACCAATGTGAAAGGCGCTTCTAAGGATCTCTTTAGTATGTTCGGATGCCCTGCTGGGCTCAGAAGCGAAGAATTCGGTGATCACGGTAGAATTGCCCACCATCTTGGACTTGATCCTAAAACGCCGATAAAAGACATCATAGACTTTTTGTTGGACTgcaagaagaagaagccTATACCACCAAAAGTGGTGTCTTTTGCGGAGGCGGAGTGCAAGCGTCATATAATAGCAGAGGAAGACAttcatttggaaaaactACCTACGCCCCTTTTACATCAGTCTGACGGCGGGAAATACCTGCAAACGTACGGCATGTGGATTCTTCAGACTCCTGATAAAAAGTGGACAAATTGGTCCATTGCACGAGGAATGGTTGCGAATGACAAACAAATTACAGGCCTCGTCATAAAACCCCAACACATTAGACAGATAGCAGATGCCTGGGCAGCTGTTGGTAAAGGAGATGAAATTCCTTTCGCTCTTTGTTTCGGGGTGCCCCCAGCGGCAATTTTAGTGAGTTCAATGCCTATTCCAGCCGGCCAATCGGAATCTGATTATATTGGTGCAATTCTTGGTGAGCCTGTCCCTGTAGTTAAGTGTGAAACTAACGATTTGATGGTTCCGGCAACGTCAGAAATGGTGCTCGAAGGGACCCTATCTTTGAACAATACATTCAAAGAGGGTCCGTTTGGAGAGATGCATGGATACGTATTCGACAATCAAGATCACCCATGCCCATTATACACTGTGAAAACAATGACCTATAGAGACAATGCTATCTTACCTGTGTCAAATCCGGGTGTCTGCACTGACGAAACTCACACTTTGATCGGTTCTCTGGTAGCTGCGGAAGCTAAACAACTGGCGATTGACTCCAATTTGCCAATTATTGATGCGTTTGTTCCCTATGAATCACAAGCTTTATGGcttgttttgaaagttgatttgaaaaagctccaagaattgaagaacaCTCCAGAGGAGTTCTCTAAAATGGTCGGAGACCTTTACTTCAATAACAAAGTAGGTTTCATCATTCACGAAATCGTTCTTGTTGCGGACGATATAGATATTTTCAACTTTAAAGAGGTATTCTGGGCATATGTTACTAGACATACTCCCGTTGCTGATCAGTTGAACTTTGACGATGTGACATCATTTCCCTTGGCACCATTTGTTTCTCAATCCCCTAGAATCAAAACTATGAGAGGGGGTAAATGTGTTACTAACTGTATTTTCAAACAGGAGTATGTGGGCAAGCTTGATTACGTTACCTGTAGTTTCGAAAAGGGTTACCCTAAAGATTTGGTCAATTCTATCAATgagaattggaaaaagtaTGGATATAAATGA
- the ZRT2 gene encoding low-affinity Zn(2+) transporter ZRT2, whose protein sequence is MSNFGASQLVPRNELKCPSNNEYNGQDGLRLVSVFLILIASGIGAYFPMFASSYSSINLPESCFFFAKYFGSGVIIATGFVHLLQPATESLGNPCLGDFFTEFPWAFAILQGAIFLLFIFDIVSHSYEVPNYSQVEASENMPQCERQENSYYYHVNAKHTPTGYIQEYGATTPMVPVHSLERQDYKAQILSLFILEFGLIFHSVFIGLSLAVAGDDLKTLLAVLVFHQLFEGMGLGVRIAEIKWSKNKQTTPWLLAFAFTVTTPLSIIAGFFLRDSFSLGSKGALITSGVVDAFSAGILIYTGLVELLANEFLYSDTFVGENKFKDMLNGSFIMILGSILMTLLGKWA, encoded by the coding sequence ATGTCGAACTTTGGAGCTTCTCAATTGGTGCCCAGAAACGAACTGAAATGCCCATCCAATAATGAATACAATGGCCAGGACGGATTACGGCTAGTGTCGGTATTTCTAATATTAATTGCTTCCGGAATAGGAGCATACTTTCCGATGTTCGCATCATCGTATTCCTCGATAAATCTACCTGAAAGCTGCTTTTTCTTCGCAAAGTATTTTGGGTCAGGTGTGATAATTGCTACAGGTTTCGTTCATTTGCTACAACCAGCAACAGAATCTCTGGGCAACCCTTGTCTGGGTGACTTTTTCACTGAATTCCCTTGGGCATTTGCAATTTTACAAGGGGCCATTTTTTTACTCTTTATTTTCGATATTGTGAGCCATTCATATGAAGTGCCAAACTATTCACAAGTGGAAGCCTCAGAAAACATGCCACAATGTGAACGACAAGAAAATTCATACTACTACCACGTGAACGCTAAGCATACTCCCACAGGATATATACAAGAATATGGAGCTACGACACCTATGGTTCCGGTACACTCCCTTGAAAGACAGGATTACAAAGCACAAATCTTGTCACTTTTCATTTTAGAGTTCGGACTAATATTTCATTCTGTTTTCATTGGACTCTCTTTGGCTGTTGCAGGCGATGATCTTAAAACTCTGTTGGCGGTCTTAGTATTTCACCAACTCTTTGAAGGGATGGGACTAGGCGTCCGCATAGCTGAAATAAAGTGGTCCAAGAATAAACAGACAACGCCGTGGCTTCTTGCGTTCGCTTTTACAGTTACGACACCTCTATCCATCATTGCTGGGTTTTTTCTCAGAGATAGCTTCTCACTAGGCTCAAAAGGAGCTTTGATTACAAGCGGTGTAGTTGATGCGTTCTCTGCTGGAATTCTAATCTATACTGGGTTGGTAGAATTGTTGGCCAATGAATTTTTATATTCCGATACATTTGTGGGAGAGAATAAGTTCAAAGACATGTTAAATGGAAGTTTTATCATGATATTGGGCTCAATCTTGATGACACTGTTAGGGAAATGGGcatga
- a CDS encoding mannitol dehydrogenase family protein: MTNNDQKTPVSLNNNAIKNWTISDIEVPNYSRQEVKQGIVHLGVGGFHRSHLALYMHQLMQRYDTKDWSICGVGLIKPDVVMRDDLNSQDCLYTLMERGIEKSTTTVIGSITSYMYAPENPKAVIEKMANPDTRIVSLTVTESGYYHSEATASLQKEDPAIVNDLKNPSTPCTIYGYLYEALLIRYNKGLAPFTIMSCDNMPENGKTLKSMLVAFAKLKDSKVADWIATEVASPNAMVDRVTPKTTDADRKYLANILEIDDKCPVVCEPFIQWVLEDNFSQGRPDWEKVGVQVVSNVEPYELMKLRLLNGAHSEMGYLGYLAGYQYIHEVVTDPLINRYIRIMNREEVIPLLPKIEGVDFDEYSLSVLERFSNPAIKDQVSRICLMGSGKMPKYVLPSISEQLAKPDGKFDLLTLGVAGWFRYLRGVDMVGKEFEIEDVMAATLKETANKGGDDPASLLGIQTLFGDDLRNNEAFVEDLARDLKLISEKGPLEAVRAHLLAYKD, from the coding sequence ATGACAAACAACGACCAAAAAACACCGGTTTCATTGAACAATAATGCCATTAAAAACTGGACAATTTCAGACATTGAAGTTCCAAATTACTCAAGACAAGAGGTTAAACAAGGGATAGTACATTTGGGTGTAGGCGGTTTTCATCGTTCCCATCTGGCTCTCTATATGCACCAATTGATGCAGAGATATGATACTAAAGATTGGTCAATCTGTGGCGTTGGTTTGATCAAGCCTGATGTTGTCATGCGTGATGACCTAAATAGTCAGGACTGTTTATATACGCTAATGGAACGTGGAATTGAGAAAAGCACCACTACGGTGATTGGATCAATTACGTCTTACATGTATGCACCTGAAAATCCCAAAGCTGTTATTGAGAAAATGGCTAATCCCGATACACGCATCGTGTCTTTGACAGTTACGGAAAGTGGCTATTACCATAGTGAAGCAACGGcttctttgcaaaaagaaGACCCTGCAATTGTGAATGATTTAAAAAACCCAAGCACTCCTTGTACAATCTATGGTTATTTGTACGAAGCTTTGTTAATCCGTTACAATAAAGGACTCGCTCCATTTACCATAATGTCCTGCGACAATATGCCCGAAAACGGAAAAACCTTAAAGTCTATGTTGGTAGCCTTCGCGAAATTGAAGGACTCGAAAGTGGCAGACTGGATTGCTACTGAGGTAGCATCACCTAACGCTATGGTGGATCGTGTAACCCCCAAGACAACTGACGCAGATCGGAAATACTTGGcaaatattttggaaatAGATGATAAATGTCCCGTCGTTTGTGAACCATTTATTCAGTGGGTTCTAGAGgataatttttcacaaGGCCGTCCTGACTGGGAGAAAGTTGGCGTTCAAGTTGTTTCCAATGTTGAGCCTTAtgaattgatgaaattgcGTTTGCTAAATGGGGCCCATTCTGAAATGGGATACCTAGGCTATTTAGCAGGCTACCAGTATATCCATGAGGTTGTCACTGATCCTTTAATCAACAGATATATCCGTATTATGAATCGTGAAGAAGTCATTCCTTTGCTTCCAAAAATTGAGGGTGTTGATTTCGACGAATATTCTCTATCGGTTCTAGAAAGATTCTCTAATCCGGCAATCAAAGATCAAGTTTCTCGTATATGTTTAATGGGTTCAGGTAAAATGCCAAAATACGTGTTGCCATCAATTTCCGAACAGCTTGCTAAGCCTGATGGTAAGTTTGATCTCTTGACTTTAGGGGTTGCTGGATGGTTCCGTTATCTCAGAGGTGTTGATATGGTCGGAAAGGAATTTGAGATTGAGGATGTAATGGCTGCAACCTTAAAGGAAACAGCTAATAAAGGTGGAGACGATCCGGCATCTTTGTTGGGAATCCAAACACTGTTTGGAGatgatttgagaaacaatGAAGCATTTGTTGAAGACCTAGCACGTGACCTAAAACTAATTTCAGAGAAAGGACCGTTGGAAGCTGTTAGAGCCCACCTACTTGCCTACAAGGATTGA